The nucleotide window CAGCGCTCCGTCCCTCGAGGGTGCGGTAATGGTGGGCCTAACTGGGATCGAACCAGTGACCTCACGCTTATCAGGCGTGCGCTCTAACCGGACTGAGCTATAGGCCCGCTTTTCTTCAGAGGGCAGGGAAATCTTATCAAAGACCCGTTACATTGGCAAGGCCCGCGACCCGCCGGTGAATCAGCGCCGTCAGAGGGGAAGATTACGAAAAACACCCCGGCGAGTCAACCGTGGCGCCCATCACCGGACCGTCATTGACGAAAGGCGGCTCCCCTCTTTCCTCCAGGAAGAAGCCGGCCTGCGGGCCGGGGTGAGGGGCGGGGTGGATACGGCGGCCCGCAGGGGGTACATCCCACGGTACCGCCCTACATCCTCCCCCCACGAGGGGGAAGCGAAGGTATTTATTTCTTCCAGGCCAAAGTCCCGTTTCGCCCAACCCTTGCCGCACTGCGGGCGGTGTGGTATGCTTTTAACGTCTTGACAGACCCGCCCTTCCCCGCGGGAGCCGCCCCTTGCCGGAGCCCTACGCCAACCTGTCACTGGGTCTGGACATCGGTTCGAGCTACGTCAAGCTGGTGGCGCTTTCGCGGCGCCCCGACCACTGGGCCCTCCGGCACGTGGCGCTGTCGCCGCTGCCCGAAGGCTCCATCGTGGACGGCGAGGTGATGGACTCGGGGGCCGTGGCGGATTCCATCGAGGCGCTCTTCACCCAGCTCGGTCTCGACGAGCGGCGCGTCATCTCCGGCATCTCCGGCCGGGCGGTCATCGTAAAGCCCATCCGCATCCCCACCGCCGACCCCGACGAACTGGCCCAGTCGGTCTCCTGGGTGGCGGAGCAGTACCTGCCGTCCCTGGACGACTTGAACCTGGACTACCACGTGATTTCCACCGGCGGGGACTTCACCGAGGTGCTTCTGGTGGCGGCCAAACGGGAGCGGCTGGAGGGGCATCTGATGATCCTGCGCCTGGCGGGACTGGAGGCGCTGGCGATTGACGTGGACTCCTTCGCGCTGGGGAACTGCTTCGAGCTGGCCGAGCCGGAGGCCTCCCGGGGGACGGTGGCGCTGGTGAACGTGGGGGCGTCCATGACCAACGTGAACGTCCTGTCGGCGGGGTCGCCGCGCTTCACCCGGGACATCTCCTTCGGCGGCTACAACTACACCGAGGCGCTGGCGCGGGAGCTTTCCCTATCCGTGGCCGACGCCGAGAGGGCCAAGCGGGGTGAGCTGCCCGACGCCGACGCGGCCGCCGTGGACGCCGTCGTGGGCGAGACCACCCTGGAGCTGGTGGACGAAATCAGCCGGACGCTGACCCACTTCGTCGGCACGCATCCCGAGCTGGTGCCGGACGCCGTGGTCCTCTCCGGCGGCTCCAGCGTCCTGCCGCGGATAAAGGGGTCCTTCGAGGACGCGCTGGCCATCCCCGTGCGCCTCCTCGACCCCCTGGCCCGGATAGACCTTGGCGAATCGGGGATGGACCGCGAGGACCTGGCTACCCTGGCCCCGCACCTCGCCGTGGGAATCGGGCTGGCCATCCGGGGCGACG belongs to bacterium and includes:
- the pilM gene encoding type IV pilus assembly protein PilM, which produces MPEPYANLSLGLDIGSSYVKLVALSRRPDHWALRHVALSPLPEGSIVDGEVMDSGAVADSIEALFTQLGLDERRVISGISGRAVIVKPIRIPTADPDELAQSVSWVAEQYLPSLDDLNLDYHVISTGGDFTEVLLVAAKRERLEGHLMILRLAGLEALAIDVDSFALGNCFELAEPEASRGTVALVNVGASMTNVNVLSAGSPRFTRDISFGGYNYTEALARELSLSVADAERAKRGELPDADAAAVDAVVGETTLELVDEISRTLTHFVGTHPELVPDAVVLSGGSSVLPRIKGSFEDALAIPVRLLDPLARIDLGESGMDREDLATLAPHLAVGIGLAIRGDDPELDR